A region of the Candidatus Thermoplasmatota archaeon genome:
CTTCTTCTTCGCCATAGCTTGCAAGTCCCCCTTCTTTAATTATTTCGCTCATAAATTCTTGGACTAATTTCTTCTCTTTGATAAGGCTCATATTCTTAAGAGTTTTAGATGCGCTCTCTATAACTTCTCTAAGTCCATACTCGTCAGTATAACCTGTTTCAAAAGCGCCTATTACTTTCTTTTTGAGCTCATGATGAAGATAATCTTTTTCTAGAAAGAAATTTTTAGTATAGCCTGGACCGCCAACAATGATGCCTTTCAAAGCTTTGTCTAAAAAACTTTCAGTAGCTAAATCACCGATTTTTACAAAAAACTCGTGTGCAGCTTGCTCAATTAGCCTCTCAAATCTCAATGCACTCTGCCCGCCCATGCGATGTTTGCTCGGCACTCTCGACTGTACGTTCTTTATAACCTCTGTCCTCTTACCTTTCACAAGTCCTAAAGTAGCTTCTTTTCTATCCATCACTATAATTCCATAACATTCTTTCTCAGCCACCATTTCTTTTAGCGGCTCTAAGTAGAAAGAAGAATTGCATCTGTATAGGAATGTTTGCAAAGGCTCTAGCGGCTCTATAACATAAGAAACTGCCTCTTGCTTGTCTATACTTATTGCTTTATGACCTACAAAAAGCGCTAATCCGTTTGGAGTAGTATCCTTAAGAAATTTGATTTTGCCAATTAGAGAATCAATTGCCCACATAACATTCTTTCTTGTGCCCTTAGATTTTATATTGCTCGATTGCGCATATTCGTTTCTTAAGTAATTTAGTACATCTGCTATCTTTCTACTTGGCGGTATATAGAGTGAGACGAGCTCAGTAGCTCTGCCTTTTATAGCCTCTAGCTCCTCAAGCTTCTTCTTGAATTCGTATCTAGCTAAAGAATCCATGCTAAAATATTGATATATGTAGTATATAAATAATTCTGAGACTGAGAAACCATAATATTAATTATTGCTGAAAAGCTTACTCGTTACAGAATAAAATGAACCTTGCAATCTCGATTGGCGGCTCTGTGTTAGGCGAATTAAATCTAAAATATCTCAAAGAATTAGCTTCTGTACTAACTGAACTTTCTTCTAAGCACAGGCTTTGGGTAGTTGTAGGAGGCGGCGAAATTGCTAGAAAATATATATCTGTAGGCAGGGAATTGGGGTGCGACGAAAGTTATCTTGACAGTATCGGTATAGATATCACAAGAGCGAACGCAAAAGTATTGCTTGGCGCTTTACCTCAAGCCTATCCTGAAATACCAGAGAATTTAGACAGTGCTTTAACTGCAGGAAAGCTCTATAAAATAGTTGTAATGGGCGGAACACATCCGGGGCATACAACAGATGCAGTAGCTGCGACGCTCGCTGAGCGTGCAAAAGCATCTAAACTAATAATAATGACTGATGTTGACGGTGTTTATACTGCAGACCCTAAAAAACACAAAGACGCTAAACTTTCGCTCAAATTGAGCTACGAAAAGCTTTTAGAGGTTACGAGTAAAGCAAGTTTAGGAGCAGGCTCTAAATCTGTAATTGATCCTATAGCAGCTAGAATCATAGCAAGATCAAAAATACCTACCTTTGTGATTAATGGTAGGAATTTAAAAAACTTAGAAAATCTTATTGGTGGTAAAGCCTTTATAGGCACTACGATAGAATAAAAGGTGCAAGAAAATGGTAGAAAAAATACTTCAGCACAAGCACTGCAGAATATGTGATAAAGCAATAACTGCTGATGAAGAGCTCTGCTCTGATGAATGTAAAGTCAAATGGAATATGATTTTAAAAAGAAGAAAATGGACTATGTATTTCTTCTATGGTATTATTATTCTATTTATTGCTCTTCTTCTGCTTTCAGGTCTAAGAGGTTAGTGTAGATGGAAACTCTTGATAAGATAACTGAAAGGATTTTGATGGAGTTAGAAGAGAAAGATCGCGTGCGCGAAGAAGCATTGAGATCAGTACGTTTTATTATGAGGAAATGTGGTGAAGCTGTTCAGAAAATGCACTTAGCTCAAAACGCCCACGAAGTAATTACGCAGGCAAAAGAAGAGGCGAAAAAGGTTAAAGAGCTTTTAAAAGCTCATCCTGATATTTATTATTCAGGCAGTGTAGAGAGCGCATTTCAAGAGCTTTGCGAAGCTTGTATTATTTATGCATCGCTAAAAAATCAGAAATTACCTGAGCCTGAAGAGTTAGGAGTAACCTCTACGTCCTACCTTTTGGGATTGGGTGACGCAATTGGCGAACTTCGTAGATTATGCCTCGACTCATTACTTGAAAACAATTCAGAACTTGCAAAAAAGTATCTTAACACAATGGAAAATTTTTATAATGCATTAATGAAATTTGATTTGCCATCCGCTATTGTAGCGGTAAGAAAGCATCAGGATAAAGCGAGGGCTCTTATAGAAAAAACTAGAAGTGAACTGCTATTCGCAATGAGAGAGAAGAGCTTGGAAAAGAAGATAGAGGAGCTAAAGAGGCAGTAATAGCAACTGAAATAGTAACTCCACTTCAAATTATTATATTGATGACTCAACTTCTTTTGAGTTTCTTATCCTCTATAAAAGGTATTCTTGTAAATTTTTTGCAGTTTTCGCAGAATATTACCACTCTTCTTTTTCTAGTTCTTACTCTTGCATTTACACCAGGCAGCAAATAATAATTGCAGTGCTTGCAGAATCTTCTTTTATATTTTGTTGGAATTCTTATATTGTGGCGCATACCTATTTTACGAGCTAACTCTACGTACCGATTTGCAAATTTAAAGTCATGTTTTAAAGCTCTTTCTTCTGCAATCTTAAATAGTTTATCGAACCTTTTGTGAACCAAAGCTTCAATAGTTAACTTTTTGACCATATAAATGAATAATTTCTGTAAAGCTAGCTTAAATATTATTTATGCTTGCGCTCAATCATAGCCATAAGCAGCATGCAAGCTATTAGCACTCTTCGATCGAAGTCAGGAGGCACAGCTCGACAGTTAACCTCCCAGATATCACCTATAATTTTAAATTTCTGGTTTATCTCCGCTACAGGTCTTCCTTGCAATTCAAGAGTCATTTTTTCAGGTATCAATGCGCCGCCGGGCAGATATTTTCTGGCTAGCCCACGAGCCATAGAGGTTTCGTAGATTCCGCCAATAAGCTGCCGATTGGCGTTGTAAACTTCCCATTCATCTCTAATAAATCCTGAGACTAGCGCTTTCCTTTTAACATAGCCTAAATGAGTATTCGTCTGAGAATCCACAACAGCAAAATTTCCCCATATATCCACTATCTGCTGTTGCTTAATACAAAATAGCTCGTTACTCATACTCTCATCTGAATATATCCTTATATCTTCCTTTAGTTTGAGAAGTTTCTGCTTTGAAAAACCCAAAATATTTCCAGCGGAATCTTCGATCCAGTATTTATTCCAGATAGTTAACACTTTCTTCCTTAGCCTATAGAAATTCTGAAACCATATACTTGCTGATGGTTGTGGCAGTGTAGGTTGCATGTTGAATTGCTATATATTTATTTACAGAAAAACATTTCCTTTCTATAAAAAATGGCTGAACTAAAATTCGGTCCTGCAGGAGTGCCTTTGTGCGCAAAGAAGCGCGATACTCTGACAGGTATAGAAGAATGTGCCAGATTGGGCTTAGAGGCTCTTGAAGTAGAGTTTGTTAGAGGTGTTAGAATGAGTGTGGAAACAGCTTTGGATTGCGGTAAGATTGCTTCTGAACTAGGAATTGCGCTTTCTGCCCATGCGCCCTATTTTATCAATTTAGCTTCTGAAGATAAAATTAAGCGCAAAAAAAGTATGAGCTTTGTTTTGGAAACTGCTAAAATAGCGAATGCGCTAAAAGCTAAGCATGTAGTCTTCCACCCAGGCTTCTATGGTAAAAAGTCAAAAGAAGAGTGCTATCAACTTGTTAAGGAATGCATAGGAGAGATTGTTGATACAATCAATAAAAGCAAATGGGATGTTTTATTAGCGCCTGAAACAATGGGGAGGCAATCGCAATTTGGAACGCTTGACGAAACTCTAAAAATCTGTGAAGAGTTAGATGGTGTTGTTCCTACAATAGATTTTGCGCATATCCATGCGAGAACTAACGGCTCGTTGAAAACTTCAAAAGATTTTGATAGAATATTAGACACTATTGAAAAAAGATTGAAGCTGAAAGAGCTTCACACACATTTCACTGGCGTTGAGTACAAAGCTGGAAACGAAAAAAAGCATCTAGTATTAGAAAAAGGTGATTTGAAATTTGAGTATTTAGCAACAGCATTAAAGTCTAGAAAATTAGAAGTTACGATAATATCAGAGTCGCCAATTTTAGAAAAAGACGCTCTGGAAATGAAAAGGATTTGGGAAAAATTGTAACGATTTTTGTTACATTCTCAAACAAATTTTTTGTAAAATGCTGTGCAATATGTTGTATAATATAAAAGCGATGATAATAAAAACAGCTATACAAGCCAGAGGGGTAAAGTTAAGTATGTGACAAAGCACCGAAGTTGAAAGAAAAGAGAAACAGCCGCCAACAACTATAAAAAATATTCCCCAGAAGCAAGATTTTAAAAAAGACGTCTCATAATTCCTTACAAAATCTTCGAGTTTAATGAGTATTTCTATTCCAATCCATACTACAAATAACCCATATATTATTGGGATAGCGTAAATCAGTATGTATGGTGGGCTTGGCTTTAACAAATGAAGATATGCAAAAATGCCGAATACATCGTAAATTCCTACAGTAAACATAACACCTGCAGAAACATATAGCCCGTATCTATTTCCTTTTTCTAAGCTTTTGAGAAACTTACTAATAGCAACTACTATTACAAGCATACAGGTAAACGTAATAGGCAGGAATGCTATCATACACATCCCAGCACCACCACCGTAACCGATGCCTTTAATTGCTTCGTAATAAGATATTATCGGCAGC
Encoded here:
- the prf1 gene encoding peptide chain release factor aRF-1; translation: MDSLARYEFKKKLEELEAIKGRATELVSLYIPPSRKIADVLNYLRNEYAQSSNIKSKGTRKNVMWAIDSLIGKIKFLKDTTPNGLALFVGHKAISIDKQEAVSYVIEPLEPLQTFLYRCNSSFYLEPLKEMVAEKECYGIIVMDRKEATLGLVKGKRTEVIKNVQSRVPSKHRMGGQSALRFERLIEQAAHEFFVKIGDLATESFLDKALKGIIVGGPGYTKNFFLEKDYLHHELKKKVIGAFETGYTDEYGLREVIESASKTLKNMSLIKEKKLVQEFMSEIIKEGGLASYGEEEVISRLKRGEVATLLLSEKLKRQKLKLKCSSCGNEEESSFEEPPKFLKCSKCNAESTILESRDLVTELIELANNTNAEIEFISTESSDGEMFMNAFNGIGAILRYRK
- the pyrH gene encoding UMP kinase yields the protein MNLAISIGGSVLGELNLKYLKELASVLTELSSKHRLWVVVGGGEIARKYISVGRELGCDESYLDSIGIDITRANAKVLLGALPQAYPEIPENLDSALTAGKLYKIVVMGGTHPGHTTDAVAATLAERAKASKLIIMTDVDGVYTADPKKHKDAKLSLKLSYEKLLEVTSKASLGAGSKSVIDPIAARIIARSKIPTFVINGRNLKNLENLIGGKAFIGTTIE
- a CDS encoding DUF2116 family Zn-ribbon domain-containing protein, which produces MVEKILQHKHCRICDKAITADEELCSDECKVKWNMILKRRKWTMYFFYGIIILFIALLLLSGLRG
- a CDS encoding translin family protein, with protein sequence METLDKITERILMELEEKDRVREEALRSVRFIMRKCGEAVQKMHLAQNAHEVITQAKEEAKKVKELLKAHPDIYYSGSVESAFQELCEACIIYASLKNQKLPEPEELGVTSTSYLLGLGDAIGELRRLCLDSLLENNSELAKKYLNTMENFYNALMKFDLPSAIVAVRKHQDKARALIEKTRSELLFAMREKSLEKKIEELKRQ
- a CDS encoding ribonuclease P, whose protein sequence is MVKKLTIEALVHKRFDKLFKIAEERALKHDFKFANRYVELARKIGMRHNIRIPTKYKRRFCKHCNYYLLPGVNARVRTRKRRVVIFCENCKKFTRIPFIEDKKLKRS
- a CDS encoding deoxyribonuclease IV yields the protein MAELKFGPAGVPLCAKKRDTLTGIEECARLGLEALEVEFVRGVRMSVETALDCGKIASELGIALSAHAPYFINLASEDKIKRKKSMSFVLETAKIANALKAKHVVFHPGFYGKKSKEECYQLVKECIGEIVDTINKSKWDVLLAPETMGRQSQFGTLDETLKICEELDGVVPTIDFAHIHARTNGSLKTSKDFDRILDTIEKRLKLKELHTHFTGVEYKAGNEKKHLVLEKGDLKFEYLATALKSRKLEVTIISESPILEKDALEMKRIWEKL